Proteins co-encoded in one Acidobacteriota bacterium genomic window:
- a CDS encoding TolC family protein — MFFEFHRSTWSPVFQSFYILVLFGVMGMFAFAQTPSPTPVLDLAVVPSTDPMPVQPPFTAPVKPMPSIERVGVETSTQLSLTVEQAVEMALKNNKDIEVSRNDYRISEFGIRAARGLYDPLVTSEGYYESLAIPTASLIGGAVNGAVTQTRTFGSVGVTGFSPYQGGSYSALFNSSRTTTSNTNSLLNPQFPSSFTATYVQPLLRNRKFDNNRRQIEIAKKNQELSDVQLQLKAIDVISNVEQAYWNLVFALRVLQVEQESLKQAKDQLESNKRLVARGVLAPIELVAANSQIANFEQSLFVAQDAVTRAENNLKTQVLPDRSAPEWSRPLMPVSPVELPTPRISLEVAVAEALKNRFEITELQKGAEINEIDQRYYRNLMKPQIDLVGTYTTQGLAGIETAAAINPATGLSRVPGNLVGSYPNSLLNLLQQDYPTYRVGVTISLPWGNRIAKANLGSKLVEAERIQNLRLQTEQAIEAEVRNALQSMRSIESRLASAVDARVAAEDLYESEQRLFRAGTSTFYVVTQRQTDLARARNQELQARTALNRAISDFQKAIGATLTSNNVTVSK, encoded by the coding sequence ATGTTTTTTGAATTCCACAGATCAACCTGGAGTCCGGTGTTTCAGTCGTTTTATATTCTAGTTCTCTTCGGCGTGATGGGGATGTTTGCGTTTGCCCAGACACCCTCACCGACGCCGGTTCTAGACCTGGCTGTTGTTCCGTCGACCGACCCGATGCCCGTTCAGCCACCGTTCACTGCCCCAGTTAAGCCGATGCCGAGCATCGAAAGAGTCGGCGTCGAGACTAGTACGCAGCTTTCACTGACCGTCGAACAGGCGGTCGAGATGGCTCTCAAGAATAACAAGGACATCGAGGTCTCTCGGAATGATTATCGTATCTCCGAATTCGGGATCCGCGCCGCCCGCGGCCTTTACGATCCGCTTGTAACGTCCGAGGGGTATTATGAAAGTCTGGCGATCCCAACGGCGTCATTGATCGGCGGTGCCGTAAATGGAGCGGTTACGCAGACGCGTACCTTCGGCTCGGTCGGCGTCACTGGGTTTTCTCCCTATCAGGGCGGTTCGTACTCGGCGCTGTTTAATTCTTCCCGAACCACCACGAGCAATACCAACTCGCTGCTCAATCCGCAGTTCCCGTCCTCGTTCACGGCGACTTACGTGCAGCCGCTTCTTCGAAATCGTAAATTTGATAACAATCGCCGCCAGATCGAGATCGCGAAAAAGAATCAGGAACTGAGCGACGTGCAGCTCCAGCTAAAGGCGATCGATGTGATATCCAATGTCGAACAGGCATACTGGAACCTTGTTTTCGCCTTACGCGTTCTGCAGGTCGAACAGGAATCGCTGAAGCAGGCGAAGGATCAGCTTGAGAGTAACAAACGGCTGGTAGCAAGAGGCGTGCTTGCTCCGATCGAGTTGGTTGCAGCAAATTCGCAGATCGCTAACTTTGAACAATCGCTGTTTGTCGCTCAGGACGCCGTTACGCGGGCGGAAAATAATCTCAAGACGCAGGTACTCCCGGATCGGTCCGCTCCCGAATGGTCGCGTCCGCTAATGCCGGTCTCGCCGGTGGAATTGCCGACGCCGAGGATCTCACTGGAGGTTGCGGTTGCTGAGGCTCTAAAGAATCGGTTTGAGATAACCGAACTACAGAAAGGTGCTGAGATAAATGAGATCGATCAGCGTTACTATCGCAACCTAATGAAGCCGCAGATCGACCTCGTCGGCACTTACACCACTCAAGGGCTGGCAGGTATCGAGACAGCTGCGGCCATCAATCCCGCAACCGGCCTCAGCCGTGTTCCCGGAAACCTGGTTGGCAGCTACCCGAATTCTCTGCTTAATCTTCTGCAGCAGGATTATCCGACCTATCGTGTCGGCGTAACGATCTCGCTCCCGTGGGGCAACCGAATTGCGAAGGCGAATTTAGGATCAAAACTCGTCGAGGCGGAACGAATTCAAAACCTTCGACTTCAGACCGAACAGGCGATCGAGGCCGAAGTTCGGAACGCATTGCAGTCGATGCGCTCGATCGAATCGCGTCTTGCTTCGGCCGTCGATGCCCGAGTAGCGGCTGAGGATCTTTACGAGAGCGAACAGCGACTATTCCGGGCGGGAACGAGCACGTTTTACGTCGTCACCCAGCGACAGACCGATCTCGCGAGGGCTCGCAACCAGGAACTTCAGGCCCGAACCGCTCTAAATCGGGCAATATCTGACTTCCAAAAAGCCATCGGAGCAACCCTAACCTCAAACAACGTAACTGTTTCTAAATAA
- a CDS encoding lmo0937 family membrane protein, with protein MLWTIIVILLVLWLLGFSFAGAATGNLIHVLLIVAVVVLVLQLVRGRRS; from the coding sequence ATGCTTTGGACCATCATTGTAATTTTATTAGTACTTTGGCTATTGGGATTCAGCTTTGCCGGTGCGGCGACGGGTAATCTCATCCATGTTTTGCTGATCGTGGCGGTAGTCGTGCTTGTCCTCCAATTAGTAAGAGGACGTCGTTCGTAA
- a CDS encoding insulinase family protein — protein MKNLSSPSLRMCVSALILAFLAVASFAQKETPPVGGQPKPFVFPAQETYALKNGMKVTLVQYGAVPKVAMQAIVRAGSLNERSDQRWISDMVATLLKEGTAARSAEQIAIETADMGGSIFTSAATDKTTIGGEVLSEFDTRFLSLMADVLMNPKFAAEDLEKVRENKLRELTINRAAPGSLAWEKFRQVIFAGHAYSTIYPTEAGLKAYTLQDVKTFYYNQFGAARTHLFVVGQFDTAKVKAGIEKAFGNWKKGSEPIRDVPRINARRSLDVIDRPGAPQSTIYLGMPAMSPSDADFIKFTVMDSLLGSSFGSRITSNIRENKGYTYSPNSFIWNRYKTGYWIENADVTTEATGASIKEILFEIERLKKEPPSSAELQGIKNYLVGIYVLNNSSRAGVIGQLENGFYNELGVDYLDTFVSKLTAVTANDVSEMARKYLSTEKMTIVVVGDKAKIAKQLEPYEAK, from the coding sequence ATGAAAAATTTGTCCTCTCCTTCTCTTCGCATGTGTGTTTCGGCGCTGATCTTAGCGTTTCTAGCCGTCGCCTCTTTTGCGCAAAAAGAAACGCCGCCCGTAGGTGGGCAGCCGAAGCCGTTCGTTTTTCCGGCACAGGAAACATACGCGCTCAAGAACGGGATGAAAGTTACTCTCGTTCAATACGGAGCTGTGCCGAAAGTTGCGATGCAAGCGATCGTTCGGGCCGGTTCGTTGAATGAGCGATCTGACCAGCGCTGGATATCCGACATGGTCGCTACGTTGCTGAAAGAGGGAACCGCCGCACGTTCAGCAGAGCAGATCGCCATCGAAACGGCCGACATGGGCGGCAGCATTTTCACTTCGGCGGCAACTGATAAGACAACGATCGGCGGCGAGGTGCTTTCGGAATTTGACACTCGATTTCTGTCACTGATGGCGGATGTCTTGATGAATCCAAAGTTTGCGGCAGAAGACCTGGAAAAGGTGCGAGAAAATAAGCTTAGGGAACTCACGATAAATCGGGCCGCTCCGGGATCGCTCGCGTGGGAGAAATTTCGTCAGGTGATCTTTGCCGGGCATGCCTACAGCACCATCTATCCGACCGAAGCCGGGTTGAAGGCTTACACGCTCCAGGATGTTAAGACCTTCTATTACAATCAATTCGGAGCGGCAAGGACGCATCTCTTTGTTGTTGGTCAGTTCGACACGGCGAAGGTAAAAGCCGGGATCGAGAAGGCGTTCGGCAATTGGAAAAAAGGCTCGGAACCGATCCGCGACGTGCCAAGGATCAACGCCAGGCGCAGTTTGGACGTGATCGATCGTCCGGGAGCCCCACAATCGACGATATATCTCGGGATGCCGGCAATGTCGCCATCGGACGCTGACTTTATAAAGTTTACGGTCATGGATTCGCTGCTCGGCAGTTCGTTCGGATCTCGCATTACATCTAACATTCGTGAGAATAAAGGCTACACCTATTCGCCGAACAGCTTCATCTGGAATCGCTACAAAACCGGTTATTGGATCGAGAATGCCGATGTAACGACCGAGGCGACCGGGGCGTCGATCAAAGAAATACTTTTCGAGATCGAGCGGCTCAAAAAAGAGCCGCCGAGCTCCGCTGAGCTTCAGGGCATAAAGAACTACCTCGTCGGCATCTACGTTCTTAACAACTCTTCCCGGGCCGGAGTTATCGGCCAGCTTGAAAATGGTTTTTACAATGAGCTGGGCGTTGACTATCTTGACACGTTCGTTTCTAAACTCACCGCCGTTACTGCTAACGACGTCTCGGAGATGGCCCGGAAATATCTGTCCACGGAGAAGATGACTATCGTCGTCGTCGGCGATAAGGCCAAGATCGCTAAGCAATTGGAGCCGTACGAGGCCAAGTAG
- a CDS encoding type IV pilus twitching motility protein PilT, with the protein MDDLFRKMAELGASDLHLSVSMPPMVRKDGKIQELEPGSAKFTPETMRELLTSIMPPNNQEEFARRNDTDFAYEVPGLARFRCNIFMDRKGMGAVFRIIPSKILTAEQLGLSKAIMDLCNLSKGLVVVTGPTGSGKSTTLCAMVDSINKNREDHIITIEDPIEFTHENHRCLVNQREVHNHTDSFKDALRAALREDPDILLVGEMRDLETISIAIETAETGHLVFGTLHTTTAMSTIDRIIDQFPADRQEQIRVMLSESLKGVIAQTLLPKIGGGRVAALEILIITPAISNLIREGKTFQIASAMQTGKNHGMVMLNDALFEHVKNGLVTPMDAYVKAVDKSGFEALLTRNGFKL; encoded by the coding sequence ATGGATGACCTGTTTCGCAAGATGGCGGAACTTGGAGCCTCTGACCTGCATCTTTCCGTAAGCATGCCGCCTATGGTCCGAAAAGACGGTAAGATCCAGGAACTCGAGCCGGGATCCGCAAAATTCACACCCGAAACAATGCGCGAACTCCTGACCTCGATCATGCCGCCCAATAATCAGGAAGAATTTGCCCGCCGTAACGACACTGATTTCGCATACGAGGTTCCCGGCCTGGCCCGTTTCCGCTGCAATATCTTTATGGACCGCAAGGGAATGGGGGCAGTTTTCCGCATCATCCCATCCAAGATCCTCACGGCAGAGCAGCTCGGGTTATCGAAGGCCATTATGGATCTTTGCAACCTCTCGAAAGGCCTCGTGGTCGTGACCGGACCGACCGGCTCGGGTAAATCAACGACACTCTGTGCGATGGTCGATTCGATCAATAAGAATCGCGAAGATCACATCATTACGATCGAGGATCCGATCGAATTCACTCACGAGAATCACCGCTGCCTTGTCAATCAGCGTGAGGTTCACAATCACACGGATTCATTTAAGGACGCTCTCAGAGCCGCACTTCGCGAGGATCCGGATATCCTGCTGGTCGGCGAGATGCGTGATCTCGAAACTATCTCGATCGCGATCGAAACGGCTGAAACAGGCCACTTGGTCTTTGGGACACTTCACACCACGACCGCTATGTCGACGATCGACCGTATCATCGATCAATTCCCTGCCGACCGCCAGGAACAGATCCGTGTGATGCTTTCCGAATCACTGAAAGGCGTCATCGCCCAAACGCTGCTTCCCAAAATAGGCGGCGGCCGTGTAGCGGCCCTTGAGATCCTGATCATTACGCCAGCCATCAGCAACTTGATCCGCGAGGGCAAAACCTTCCAGATCGCGTCAGCCATGCAGACCGGTAAAAATCACGGAATGGTGATGCTCAACGACGCCCTCTTTGAACACGTCAAGAACGGCCTCGTCACCCCTATGGACGCATACGTCAAGGCGGTTGATAAATCGGGCTTCGAAGCTCTCTTAACACGGAACGGCTTCAAACTTTGA
- a CDS encoding Crp/Fnr family transcriptional regulator: protein MPPKNIDDALRNQLLAALPESEFNKIRPSLEYVELQIGDVLWEAESKENYIYFPTTALICLLYDSDTGVSVEVGITGRQGLVGVSTFMTGATMATRAVAYREGGAYRMKANAVKDEFSECGDFQAICMSFTQTLISQVSQTAICNRLHSVEQQLCRFLLYVHDHDQSDVLHLTHEQIAQALGVRRETVSVAAASLQENKVIKYARGRIRVPNRTRLEDFACECYGVETAHYKKVLCKYIAKHK, encoded by the coding sequence ATGCCGCCCAAAAACATCGATGATGCCTTGCGAAATCAGCTGCTTGCGGCTCTTCCGGAATCCGAATTCAATAAGATCCGCCCGTCGCTTGAATATGTAGAGCTCCAGATCGGCGATGTGCTCTGGGAAGCCGAAAGCAAGGAGAATTATATCTACTTTCCCACGACCGCTCTCATTTGCCTTTTATATGATTCGGACACCGGCGTTTCGGTCGAGGTGGGAATTACGGGACGACAAGGCCTCGTCGGTGTCTCAACGTTCATGACGGGAGCGACGATGGCAACCCGTGCCGTCGCCTACCGCGAAGGCGGTGCATATAGGATGAAAGCGAACGCTGTGAAAGACGAGTTTAGCGAATGCGGGGATTTTCAGGCTATCTGTATGAGTTTCACTCAAACTCTCATCTCTCAGGTCTCGCAAACCGCTATTTGCAATCGGCTCCATTCGGTCGAACAGCAGCTCTGCCGCTTCCTGTTATATGTTCACGATCATGACCAGAGCGATGTCCTGCACCTGACGCATGAGCAGATCGCTCAGGCATTAGGTGTTCGCCGCGAGACGGTTTCAGTGGCAGCGGCAAGCCTTCAGGAAAACAAGGTCATCAAATACGCTCGCGGCCGTATCCGGGTACCCAATAGGACACGGCTCGAGGACTTTGCCTGTGAGTGTTACGGCGTCGAAACTGCCCACTACAAAAAGGTTCTATGTAAGTACATTGCTAAGCACAAATAA
- a CDS encoding insulinase family protein, with product MRNILRDFVAAAILSAMVLSTTASTNAQSAKASGIRVPVTYYKLSNGLKVVLSPEHSAPLVTVAVYYNIGFRIEPRDRTGFAHLFEHLMFQGSKNLGKMEYIKLVESNGGVLNGSTRFDFTNYFAVVPAHKTETLLWAEADRMRGLDITQDNLKNQQGVVGNEVKVNVLNQPYGTFPWIDLPMAAFTNWYNSHNFYGDLKDIEAATLVDAKTFAQKFYQPNNAVLVVTGDFNEASAKGWVDKYFGNIPSQPAEAIPDLSEPRQEAEKTVSRTDKLAKKPAVGFGYKMPKRGSEEYYAMGLIDQILLQGEDSMLYQELVKNKNYTSGLSGGINGYLGNMFNYNGPMLFSVDLIHDEKVSAPQILASADDVIAKIQDKPVDQAVIDRAIVKLRSGLYDTMTQFGGFGRADLLASFALFDDKPDNINQIEANFRKVTPALIQKTAKEYLRKTNRTVVILNVEKTPASTGGVQ from the coding sequence ATGAGAAATATTTTGCGAGATTTTGTCGCAGCCGCGATCCTTTCGGCGATGGTTCTTTCGACGACCGCTTCAACTAATGCACAGTCGGCGAAGGCATCCGGAATAAGGGTTCCGGTCACGTACTACAAGTTATCCAACGGATTGAAGGTGGTACTGTCACCCGAACACTCAGCACCGCTCGTAACCGTGGCGGTCTATTACAATATTGGTTTCAGAATAGAGCCTCGTGATCGCACTGGTTTTGCACACTTGTTTGAGCACCTGATGTTTCAGGGCTCGAAGAACCTTGGCAAGATGGAATACATCAAACTCGTCGAGAGTAACGGCGGTGTTTTGAATGGCTCGACGCGGTTTGATTTCACTAATTACTTCGCCGTAGTTCCTGCTCACAAAACCGAAACGCTCCTCTGGGCCGAAGCAGATCGCATGCGCGGGCTTGATATCACCCAGGACAATCTCAAGAATCAGCAGGGCGTTGTCGGGAACGAGGTCAAGGTAAACGTCCTCAACCAGCCGTATGGAACGTTCCCATGGATCGACCTGCCAATGGCGGCTTTCACTAACTGGTACAATTCGCACAACTTCTATGGCGATCTCAAAGATATCGAAGCCGCGACTCTCGTCGACGCCAAAACATTCGCTCAAAAATTCTATCAGCCGAATAACGCAGTCCTCGTCGTTACCGGTGATTTTAATGAAGCGTCAGCGAAAGGCTGGGTCGATAAGTATTTTGGAAATATCCCGTCTCAGCCCGCAGAAGCGATCCCAGATCTGTCCGAACCTCGACAGGAGGCGGAAAAAACGGTCTCTCGCACGGACAAACTTGCGAAAAAACCGGCGGTTGGATTCGGCTACAAGATGCCGAAACGCGGCAGCGAAGAATACTACGCGATGGGCCTCATCGATCAGATCCTGCTCCAAGGCGAAGACAGCATGCTTTATCAGGAGCTGGTGAAGAACAAGAATTACACCAGCGGTCTTAGCGGCGGCATCAATGGCTACCTCGGCAACATGTTCAACTACAACGGCCCGATGCTTTTCTCGGTCGATCTTATCCACGACGAAAAAGTGTCTGCTCCGCAAATACTCGCATCCGCGGACGACGTTATTGCCAAGATCCAGGACAAGCCGGTCGATCAGGCTGTGATAGACAGGGCGATCGTGAAGCTTCGTTCAGGATTGTATGACACGATGACACAGTTTGGCGGTTTTGGCAGAGCGGATCTGCTTGCAAGTTTTGCCTTGTTCGACGATAAGCCGGACAACATCAATCAGATCGAAGCAAATTTCAGGAAGGTAACGCCCGCCTTGATCCAAAAAACGGCAAAGGAATACCTACGCAAAACCAATCGAACCGTCGTTATTCTCAATGTCGAGAAAACGCCGGCGAGTACGGGAGGTGTTCAGTAA
- a CDS encoding YtxH domain-containing protein: MINTNKYESNTPEQISTRFSARDGITYLLIGGGIGAVLALLFAPKSGREMRTEIADVSKRGYDLTLEKATELKGQSAEAIKAVKEKAAAVYDFAASKLNADIEAAGETVSAASTAIADGIEDLKEDVNARAKNSSIGRKSASIF; this comes from the coding sequence ATGATAAATACCAATAAATACGAAAGCAACACTCCAGAGCAGATCTCCACGCGGTTTAGTGCCCGCGATGGAATTACATACCTTCTCATAGGCGGCGGGATCGGTGCGGTTCTGGCACTCCTTTTCGCGCCAAAATCAGGACGAGAGATGAGGACAGAGATCGCCGACGTTTCAAAACGAGGCTATGACCTGACGCTCGAAAAAGCTACTGAATTGAAGGGCCAATCAGCCGAAGCTATTAAGGCAGTTAAGGAGAAAGCAGCGGCAGTCTACGACTTCGCAGCCTCGAAGCTAAACGCGGACATAGAGGCTGCAGGAGAAACCGTCTCTGCCGCTTCAACAGCTATCGCGGATGGTATTGAAGACTTGAAGGAAGATGTTAATGCACGAGCCAAGAATTCGTCTATCGGACGTAAATCAGCGAGTATTTTCTAA
- a CDS encoding efflux RND transporter permease subunit produces MQWLAEICVHRPVFATVIVLFMTVVGGFSFFTLGVDRFPKIDLPTISVRTGNPGAAPEEIETEITDVIEGALNTVPGVEEMRSSSSRGSSNVTLTFNLEKDPDVAFQEIQQKLSTVSNRLPESADPPVAQKSDPDSQPILMYTVSAPRDVVELTEQVELLIQKRIESADGVAEVFMWGSRTPQILVSVNPDRLRAFNLAVTEVSAAIRSQNQEMPGGNIVEGQRTLGVRTMSKLTEVEQFNEIVIATRNGFPIKIKDIGNVEKSGGEAMMAASLDGVTSVSVGIRKQAGSNTIAVINNVKSRMATIIPNLPSDMKIATIRDQSEFIQNSLTAIEEHLVLGGLFAAIIVFIFLWNFRSTIIAALAIPVSIIAAFAAIAAFGFSLNQMTMLALTLMVGIVIDDAIVVLENIYRFVEEKGMDPFQAAVEGTREIGLPVLATTLSLLAVFIPVGFMTGIVGRFMSSFGLTSAAAIAVSLVVSFTLTPMLAARWIKRKEGAKGTDSAAVTRDEITGDVIDTPAEAAHAHDSKAGWLYSKIDGSYTWLLRLSMRHRWAVVLICILTVASTVPLYKFVGMAFLPDEDESLFQVNVKGPQGTSLSATQSILDRVARDIRAEVPGVKNTLVLAGFGRGSGSNNGFINVALLPVSERKKSQAELINQTRAIAKKYSSKEYQVTVSASSSIGNSIGLGRGGSGVGFYIAGPDMAKLTEYANAMVERMKQDPIYRDPDTSIEVGNPEIRVTIDRTRAADLGVRAGDVAQALNILSAGQIVSTFSENSKQYDVVVRAEEQYRRDRSNFRYFTVGSSNGGTVDLARVVKIDEGTSPSSINRLNRQRQVTVSAGLPPNASESDAVARMQQFAADLKMPAEYLTGVTGQSKELQKAYEAFLYAFLLSFVFMYLILAAQFESFIHPVTILLTLPLSVPFALLSTAIAGQTLNIFSALGILLLFGIVKKNAILQIDHTNTLREKGMGRYDAIIQANRDRLRPILMTTMALVAGMIPLTLGSGAGAATNRSIGILVVGGQSMCLLLTLLAVPVFYSLFDDAKTTTLWLTLSGIGGRMLSVFRRQKPSSGDIRIEGDEATQ; encoded by the coding sequence TCAGCTTTTTTACGCTCGGCGTTGATCGTTTTCCAAAGATCGATCTGCCGACGATCTCGGTGCGAACGGGAAATCCCGGTGCGGCACCGGAAGAGATCGAGACTGAGATCACCGACGTTATCGAAGGTGCCCTAAACACAGTTCCGGGCGTCGAGGAGATGCGGTCATCTTCGTCCCGCGGCAGTTCGAACGTAACACTGACCTTCAATCTTGAAAAAGATCCGGACGTCGCTTTTCAGGAGATCCAGCAGAAACTAAGCACGGTGAGCAATAGGCTTCCCGAGAGTGCCGACCCGCCGGTGGCTCAGAAATCAGATCCTGACTCACAGCCGATCCTGATGTACACGGTCAGCGCTCCGCGCGACGTCGTTGAACTGACCGAACAGGTCGAACTTCTCATTCAAAAAAGGATCGAGAGTGCCGACGGCGTAGCCGAGGTATTTATGTGGGGCTCGCGAACGCCTCAGATCCTTGTCAGCGTGAATCCTGACCGGCTCCGGGCATTCAATCTCGCGGTAACCGAGGTCTCGGCAGCGATCCGCTCGCAAAATCAGGAAATGCCCGGCGGCAATATTGTCGAAGGCCAGCGAACGTTAGGCGTTCGCACGATGAGTAAGCTCACCGAGGTTGAGCAATTCAACGAGATCGTTATTGCAACCCGAAACGGCTTTCCGATAAAGATCAAGGACATCGGCAACGTCGAGAAATCCGGTGGTGAGGCGATGATGGCGGCTTCGCTTGACGGCGTCACGTCAGTATCGGTCGGGATCCGCAAACAAGCCGGGTCGAATACCATCGCTGTCATCAATAACGTAAAGTCGCGAATGGCGACGATCATTCCAAATCTGCCGTCGGATATGAAGATCGCAACGATCCGCGACCAGTCTGAATTTATTCAGAATTCGCTGACCGCGATCGAAGAGCATCTTGTGCTCGGCGGCCTTTTTGCGGCGATCATTGTTTTTATCTTCCTGTGGAACTTCCGCTCGACCATCATCGCGGCCCTGGCGATCCCGGTCTCGATCATTGCGGCTTTTGCCGCCATCGCGGCGTTCGGCTTTTCGCTGAACCAGATGACGATGCTAGCTCTAACGCTGATGGTGGGCATCGTGATCGACGACGCGATCGTCGTGCTTGAAAATATTTACCGCTTTGTCGAAGAAAAGGGAATGGACCCGTTCCAGGCCGCTGTCGAAGGAACACGCGAGATCGGCCTGCCTGTTCTTGCGACGACGCTTTCGCTGCTGGCGGTCTTTATTCCGGTTGGTTTTATGACCGGGATCGTTGGCCGCTTTATGTCTTCCTTCGGGCTGACGTCGGCCGCCGCAATTGCGGTTTCGCTGGTAGTTTCTTTCACTCTTACCCCAATGCTCGCAGCCCGTTGGATCAAGAGAAAGGAAGGGGCAAAGGGAACTGACAGCGCCGCTGTGACCCGTGATGAAATAACGGGCGACGTAATAGATACGCCAGCGGAAGCGGCCCATGCGCACGACTCAAAGGCAGGCTGGCTTTACAGCAAGATCGACGGCTCTTACACATGGCTGCTGCGTTTGTCGATGCGACACCGCTGGGCTGTGGTCCTGATCTGCATCCTGACCGTTGCTTCGACGGTTCCTCTCTACAAATTCGTCGGTATGGCGTTTTTGCCGGATGAGGATGAATCGCTTTTCCAAGTGAACGTCAAAGGCCCGCAGGGAACTTCGCTTTCCGCCACGCAGTCGATACTCGACCGCGTGGCGCGCGATATTCGAGCGGAAGTTCCGGGTGTGAAGAATACCCTGGTTTTGGCGGGATTTGGGCGTGGTTCGGGGTCGAACAATGGATTCATTAATGTCGCGTTGCTGCCGGTCTCGGAGCGTAAGAAATCTCAAGCCGAACTTATCAATCAGACTCGAGCTATTGCTAAGAAGTATTCGTCGAAAGAGTATCAGGTCACGGTCTCGGCATCCTCTTCGATCGGAAACAGTATCGGCTTAGGCCGCGGCGGCTCGGGCGTTGGTTTTTATATCGCGGGGCCGGACATGGCCAAGTTGACCGAATATGCGAACGCGATGGTCGAGCGAATGAAGCAAGATCCCATCTATCGCGACCCTGATACATCGATCGAGGTTGGAAATCCTGAAATACGCGTCACGATCGACCGAACTCGGGCGGCGGATCTTGGCGTTCGGGCGGGCGACGTGGCGCAGGCTCTGAATATTCTCTCGGCCGGACAGATCGTTTCGACATTTAGCGAGAACTCAAAACAATATGACGTGGTCGTACGTGCCGAGGAACAATATCGCCGCGATCGCAGTAATTTCCGATACTTTACGGTCGGTTCGTCGAACGGCGGAACCGTCGATCTCGCACGCGTCGTAAAGATCGACGAAGGCACTTCGCCATCATCGATCAACCGGTTGAATCGGCAGCGCCAAGTCACTGTCTCGGCGGGCCTGCCGCCAAACGCGTCGGAATCGGACGCGGTCGCGAGGATGCAACAATTTGCCGCGGACCTGAAAATGCCTGCCGAATATTTGACGGGCGTGACCGGGCAATCGAAGGAACTGCAGAAAGCGTACGAGGCTTTCCTTTACGCGTTTTTGCTGTCGTTTGTGTTCATGTATCTGATCCTCGCGGCGCAGTTCGAATCCTTCATTCATCCGGTAACGATCTTGCTCACACTGCCGCTATCGGTTCCATTCGCACTGCTCTCGACGGCAATAGCGGGGCAGACACTCAATATTTTTTCGGCCCTCGGAATTTTGCTCCTGTTCGGGATCGTTAAAAAGAACGCGATCCTGCAGATCGATCACACGAACACGCTGCGAGAGAAAGGAATGGGCCGTTACGATGCTATCATTCAAGCGAATCGCGACCGGTTAAGGCCAATTCTGATGACGACGATGGCCCTCGTCGCCGGCATGATCCCGCTCACGCTCGGCAGCGGCGCCGGTGCGGCGACGAACCGTTCGATCGGTATTCTTGTCGTGGGCGGCCAATCGATGTGCCTGCTCCTGACGCTTCTTGCAGTGCCTGTATTCTATTCGCTGTTTGACGATGCCAAGACGACGACACTCTGGCTTACATTGTCGGGGATCGGCGGGCGAATGCTGTCAGTGTTTCGCCGACAAAAACCAAGCTCGGGTGATATTCGTATCGAGGGAGACGAGGCGACACAGTAA